The Paenibacillus tianjinensis genome has a window encoding:
- a CDS encoding DEAD/DEAH box helicase gives MSKYMRNITVQLALTKYGDALIYAVDDRDDYVPGVQLKQKLFAWHEASFYGTELTLQNADGVELVVLPAEQVVPFFADLRLLRHVGWSWQGDAALLTELAPAVSMLLAEKQYVPSFAAYREGQLQWNWDDKALRQLAEGNGKLTAALRGLAERRGLAEGLSAAFSAAVFQRYYGTEAEAGDLRSEFPLLFSSSGASALGVDAESWLMSIGWKADTAPFRPALQLLEPDADTSYWRLRLLLQDKRDESALVPLRLTGDGEPHGQWPASWTAHVRERAAGWLSRLRESLPGGHIGHGDDVLGEPLSDALAWRFLTQDSRLLLEAGWQVLLPAWWEAASRRKPRLRAKISSGEGSRSGGKSLFGLDALVDFDWRISIGDADLSEAEFAELVARGERLVQFRGKWIPLDPALLAQIQRAMAGMDKSRGLSFQDVLQLHLLGSGEEELSGEAAAEQAEEQAARVRLEVELNEHLVHLIGQLGQRAQWPKPEVPAGLHAELRSYQHEGFAWLAFLRRFGLGAVLADDMGLGKTVQLISYLLHLKELGADPAVNLPQTDPPGWPALIICPTSVLGNWQKELQRFAPSLNVMLHYGSRRLNAGYFYGAASQADVVLTSYATASLDQELLQQFTWAAVCLDEAQNIKNAGTKQSAAVRSFPALHRIALTGTPIENRLSELWSIYDFITPGYLGSAKSFQDRFANAIEKERNPERTADLQRVVKPFMLRRKKKDPNIQLDLPDKNEMKTYVNLTAEQAALYDQHVTGLLEKMNKLEGIERKGAILAALTSLKQLCDHPVLLTKEALPDPAAEGGAGTASLIERSAKLERLLAMVRELREENERCLIFTQYVGMGQMLQSVLQQELKEPVLYLNGSTSKQARDRMIEQFQAPSPPDGSPGSAGQPNVFILSLKAGGVGLNLTAANHVFHFDRWWNPAVENQATDRAYRMGQTKDVQVHKFISLGTLEERIDEMLESKQQLSDDVISGSENWITELSTDALKDLFTLRREWVS, from the coding sequence ATGAGCAAGTATATGCGCAATATTACCGTCCAGCTCGCCCTGACCAAGTACGGAGATGCCCTGATTTACGCCGTCGACGACAGGGACGACTACGTTCCCGGTGTTCAGCTGAAGCAGAAGCTGTTTGCCTGGCATGAAGCGTCTTTTTATGGAACGGAGCTGACCCTGCAAAACGCGGATGGCGTGGAGCTGGTAGTTCTGCCTGCCGAGCAGGTGGTCCCGTTCTTCGCGGATCTCCGGCTGCTCCGGCATGTGGGCTGGAGCTGGCAGGGCGATGCCGCCCTGCTGACCGAGCTGGCCCCGGCTGTCTCCATGCTGCTGGCAGAGAAGCAGTATGTACCCAGCTTCGCCGCTTACCGCGAAGGCCAGCTCCAGTGGAACTGGGACGACAAGGCCCTCCGGCAGCTGGCCGAAGGGAACGGCAAGCTTACAGCCGCGCTGCGCGGGCTGGCTGAACGGCGCGGACTGGCCGAGGGGCTCAGCGCCGCCTTCTCAGCGGCGGTGTTCCAGCGCTACTACGGCACGGAAGCCGAAGCCGGCGACCTGCGCAGCGAATTCCCGCTGCTGTTCAGCAGCAGCGGAGCATCAGCTCTCGGAGTCGATGCCGAGAGCTGGCTGATGTCCATCGGCTGGAAAGCCGACACCGCGCCGTTCCGGCCGGCGCTGCAGCTGCTGGAGCCGGACGCGGACACGTCCTACTGGCGGCTCCGGCTGCTCCTGCAGGACAAGCGCGATGAATCCGCGCTTGTGCCGCTGCGGCTCACCGGGGACGGCGAGCCGCACGGCCAGTGGCCCGCATCGTGGACGGCCCACGTCCGCGAGCGGGCGGCCGGGTGGCTCTCGCGGCTGCGCGAGAGCCTGCCCGGCGGGCACATCGGCCACGGGGACGATGTGCTCGGGGAACCGCTCAGCGACGCGCTCGCGTGGCGGTTCCTGACGCAGGACAGCCGGCTGCTGCTGGAAGCCGGCTGGCAGGTGCTGCTGCCGGCGTGGTGGGAGGCCGCCAGCCGCCGGAAACCGCGCCTGCGCGCCAAGATCAGCTCCGGCGAGGGCAGCCGCAGCGGCGGCAAGTCGCTGTTCGGGCTGGATGCGCTGGTCGATTTCGACTGGCGCATCTCGATCGGCGACGCCGACCTCTCAGAGGCGGAGTTCGCCGAGCTGGTCGCCCGGGGCGAACGGCTCGTACAGTTCCGGGGCAAGTGGATTCCGCTTGACCCCGCCCTGCTGGCCCAGATCCAGCGGGCCATGGCCGGGATGGACAAGTCGCGCGGCTTGTCCTTCCAGGACGTATTGCAGCTGCATCTGCTAGGCAGCGGCGAAGAAGAATTAAGCGGGGAAGCCGCAGCAGAACAGGCTGAGGAGCAGGCGGCCCGCGTCCGGCTGGAGGTGGAGCTGAACGAGCATCTGGTCCACCTGATCGGCCAGCTTGGCCAGCGTGCCCAATGGCCGAAGCCGGAGGTGCCGGCCGGACTGCACGCCGAGCTCCGCAGCTATCAGCATGAAGGCTTTGCCTGGCTGGCCTTTCTCCGGCGCTTCGGCCTCGGGGCTGTCCTGGCCGACGACATGGGCCTTGGCAAGACCGTGCAGCTGATCTCCTATCTGCTGCATCTGAAAGAGCTGGGTGCGGATCCGGCGGTGAACCTGCCGCAGACCGATCCTCCGGGCTGGCCTGCACTGATTATCTGCCCGACCTCCGTACTCGGCAACTGGCAGAAGGAGCTGCAGCGCTTCGCCCCGTCTCTGAACGTCATGCTGCACTATGGCAGCAGGCGGCTGAATGCCGGGTATTTCTACGGTGCAGCTTCGCAGGCCGATGTAGTCTTGACCTCCTACGCCACGGCATCGCTTGACCAGGAGCTGCTGCAGCAGTTCACCTGGGCTGCTGTATGTCTCGATGAAGCGCAGAACATCAAAAACGCCGGGACGAAGCAGTCTGCAGCGGTACGCAGCTTCCCGGCCCTGCACCGGATTGCCCTGACGGGAACGCCGATTGAGAACCGGCTGTCGGAGCTGTGGTCGATCTATGATTTTATTACACCGGGCTACCTGGGCAGCGCCAAGTCCTTCCAGGACCGGTTCGCAAACGCGATAGAGAAAGAACGGAATCCCGAGCGGACAGCGGATCTGCAGCGGGTCGTGAAGCCCTTCATGCTGCGCCGCAAAAAGAAAGATCCCAATATTCAGCTGGATCTTCCCGATAAGAATGAAATGAAGACCTATGTCAATCTGACCGCTGAGCAGGCTGCCCTCTATGACCAGCATGTAACCGGACTGCTGGAGAAGATGAACAAGCTGGAAGGTATTGAACGTAAAGGTGCCATTCTCGCTGCGTTAACCAGCCTTAAGCAGCTCTGTGATCATCCTGTACTGCTGACGAAAGAGGCCCTTCCAGATCCGGCCGCGGAAGGCGGGGCGGGCACCGCCTCCCTGATTGAGCGTTCCGCGAAGCTGGAACGGCTGCTGGCGATGGTGCGGGAGCTGCGCGAAGAGAACGAACGCTGCCTGATCTTCACCCAGTATGTCGGCATGGGCCAGATGCTCCAGTCCGTGCTCCAGCAGGAGCTGAAGGAACCTGTGCTATATCTGAACGGCAGCACCTCCAAGCAAGCCCGTGACCGCATGATTGAGCAGTTCCAGGCCCCTTCACCTCCGGACGGGTCTCCAGGGTCAGCCGGTCAGCCGAATGTATTCATCCTCTCACTGAAAGCGGGCGGAGTCGGCCTCAATCTGACCGCAGCCAACCATGTCTTCCATTTCGACCGCTGGTGGAATCCGGCTGTGGAGAATCAAGCCACGGACCGCGCCTACCGGATGGGCCAGACCAAGGATGTGCAGGTGCATAAATTCATCTCGCTTGGAACCCTGGAGGAACGCATTGACGAGATGCTGGAGAGCAAGCAGCAGCTCAGCGATGATGTCATCTCCGGCTCCGAGAACTGGATTACCGAGCTGTCCACGGATGCGCTGAAGGATCTGTTCACCCTGCGGCGGGAGTGGGTAAGCTGA
- a CDS encoding DNA-3-methyladenine glycosylase family protein has translation MNDLLFELPLPEFFDLGACLAYMNRSPLECLFRSDSEGVNRLFILEGAPALVRLTIAEDQPLRLKAALLAGARPGAEAMADLARYIVEWFDLDRDLAPFYRIADADPLLRPLAVSERGLRIIGIPDLFEALCWAILGQQVNLAFAYRLKQRLTAEYGESLEYEGHTYYHFPRPEVFLTVTQDELCSLQLTRNKARTVLEVAALIAGGGLSREELLALPSPEAAEQRLLKLRGIGPWTSQYVRMRCLRDTTAYPIGDVGLQNAVKFLTGMDRKPTPAELLELARPWHGWEAYATFYLWRALY, from the coding sequence ATGAACGATTTGCTTTTTGAGCTGCCGCTGCCGGAGTTTTTTGACCTGGGCGCTTGTCTGGCCTATATGAACCGCTCACCGCTGGAATGTTTGTTCCGTTCAGATAGCGAGGGGGTCAACCGGCTGTTTATTCTGGAAGGAGCGCCGGCGCTGGTCAGGCTGACCATAGCGGAGGACCAGCCGCTGCGCCTGAAGGCTGCCTTGCTGGCCGGTGCCCGTCCTGGCGCGGAGGCTATGGCTGATCTGGCGCGCTACATCGTGGAATGGTTCGATCTGGACCGCGATCTGGCCCCGTTCTACCGGATCGCTGATGCAGACCCGCTGCTCCGGCCGCTGGCAGTAAGTGAACGGGGCCTGCGGATCATCGGAATTCCTGATCTGTTCGAAGCTTTATGCTGGGCGATACTGGGCCAGCAGGTCAATCTGGCCTTTGCCTACAGGCTGAAACAGCGGCTCACCGCTGAATACGGAGAGTCGCTGGAGTATGAAGGACATACCTATTATCATTTTCCGCGGCCGGAGGTATTCCTGACGGTCACGCAGGATGAGCTGTGCAGCCTGCAGCTGACCCGCAACAAAGCGCGGACCGTGCTGGAGGTAGCTGCGCTGATTGCCGGAGGCGGACTCAGCCGGGAAGAGCTGCTGGCCCTTCCGTCCCCGGAGGCCGCCGAGCAGCGGCTGCTGAAGCTCCGCGGGATCGGGCCATGGACCTCGCAGTATGTGCGGATGCGCTGCCTGCGCGATACCACCGCATATCCTATCGGCGATGTGGGCCTGCAAAATGCGGTGAAATTCCTCACCGGCATGGACCGCAAGCCTACGCCAGCAGAGCTGCTGGAACTGGCGAGGCCTTGGCACGGCTGGGAGGCTTACGCCACCTTTTACTTGTGGCGGGCACTGTATTGA
- a CDS encoding glycoside hydrolase family 88/105 protein — MSHTKLMLEPILERLFAYMTAERHRGNWGMDIGHWDWVPGVGVISILDYGLAAGQDKAVDYVLEWVKRNRQQAEGIKVINAMAPYAVFPELYRRTQDSWFLEKAGEIAGWMLETAPRTREGALEHTVTEAAKFPEQVWADTVYMAVLFLARQAGLTGERRIAKAALEQMLLHLRLLQDEQTGLLFHGWNCREGNHMSAVRWARANAWITLAVPQIVAEIKGLTEIPPELYSRYDRLAAGLRSCQADDGLWHTVLDRPEYYKETSGSAGIACGFIRGVQNGMLDPSYLAGAEQALGAILPLITDDGEVRGVSAGTPVMPSAEAYNEIAVYPALYGQGLVMQLLAQTLSRKSNGQPNVTTVRKAGK, encoded by the coding sequence ATGTCCCACACTAAGCTTATGCTCGAGCCTATATTGGAGCGTCTATTTGCGTATATGACCGCTGAGCGGCACAGGGGCAACTGGGGAATGGACATCGGCCATTGGGATTGGGTACCGGGTGTGGGTGTAATTTCCATTCTGGATTACGGCCTGGCTGCGGGGCAGGACAAGGCCGTCGATTATGTGCTGGAGTGGGTAAAGCGGAACAGGCAGCAGGCCGAAGGCATCAAGGTGATTAATGCCATGGCGCCTTATGCTGTTTTTCCCGAGCTGTACCGGCGGACGCAGGACAGCTGGTTTCTGGAGAAGGCCGGTGAAATTGCCGGCTGGATGCTGGAGACAGCGCCTAGAACCCGGGAGGGGGCGCTGGAGCATACTGTCACTGAAGCGGCCAAGTTCCCGGAACAGGTATGGGCGGATACGGTCTACATGGCCGTGCTGTTCCTGGCGCGGCAGGCCGGGCTGACCGGGGAGCGCAGAATCGCGAAAGCGGCGCTGGAGCAGATGCTGCTGCATCTGCGTTTGCTCCAGGATGAGCAGACAGGGCTGCTGTTCCACGGCTGGAACTGCCGGGAGGGGAACCATATGTCGGCTGTCCGCTGGGCGCGGGCCAACGCCTGGATTACGCTTGCCGTTCCGCAGATTGTGGCAGAGATTAAGGGGCTGACCGAGATCCCCCCGGAGCTGTACAGCCGGTATGACAGGCTTGCCGCTGGCCTGCGGTCCTGCCAGGCGGACGACGGATTATGGCATACAGTTCTGGACAGGCCGGAATATTATAAGGAAACCTCGGGCAGTGCGGGCATCGCCTGCGGATTCATTCGGGGCGTACAGAACGGCATGCTGGACCCCTCTTATCTGGCCGGTGCGGAGCAGGCGCTCGGTGCGATTCTTCCGCTCATCACGGATGACGGTGAAGTGAGGGGGGTATCAGCCGGAACTCCGGTGATGCCTTCGGCTGAGGCCTATAATGAGATTGCTGTCTATCCGGCACTGTACGGGCAGGGGCTGGTAATGCAATTGCTGGCACAGACGCTGAGCCGGAAGTCTAACGGACAGCCGAATGTGACCACGGTCAGAAAGGCGGGGAAATAA
- a CDS encoding methylated-DNA--[protein]-cysteine S-methyltransferase, giving the protein MNLKTAKNIRKSVTAKPVKIYHHTLRLGNRGWTLWASDKGLIRVSYEQDQGRLPDGWLNLYAPFHELEENAEVFTDMGVISLLEGYFAGNPVSFADIPLDLWGTAFQQEVWRGLTQIPYGGVATYKELSVQIGRPLAVRAVGAANGQNPIPVIVPCHRVIGANGTLTGYRGGLKLKQELLALEGITHVGAAGHERFAF; this is encoded by the coding sequence TTGAACCTGAAGACCGCTAAGAACATCAGGAAGAGCGTAACCGCTAAGCCGGTTAAGATCTATCACCATACGCTTCGTCTCGGCAACAGGGGATGGACCTTATGGGCCAGTGATAAGGGTCTGATCCGGGTATCCTATGAGCAGGATCAGGGCCGTCTGCCGGATGGCTGGCTGAACCTCTATGCTCCTTTTCATGAGCTGGAAGAGAACGCGGAAGTTTTTACCGATATGGGTGTCATTAGTCTGCTGGAGGGCTATTTTGCCGGAAATCCGGTCAGCTTCGCTGACATCCCGCTCGACTTATGGGGAACGGCATTTCAGCAGGAGGTCTGGAGGGGGCTGACGCAGATTCCTTACGGCGGCGTTGCTACGTACAAGGAGCTTTCCGTGCAGATCGGCAGACCGCTGGCGGTCCGTGCGGTGGGCGCGGCCAACGGGCAGAACCCGATACCGGTCATCGTGCCCTGTCACCGGGTGATCGGCGCTAACGGCACATTAACCGGTTACCGGGGCGGCCTGAAGCTGAAGCAGGAGCTGCTGGCGCTGGAAGGCATTACGCATGTGGGGGCGGCGGGTCATGAACGATTTGCTTTTTGA
- the hflX gene encoding GTPase HflX, with product METIQQQAIIVGVQLQKQNETDFAYSMEELRNLAAACNIRVVGELSQKASRVNPSHYLGTGKIQELAAMPEDEDTVIIFNDELTPSQIRNLESALDRQVIDRTILILNIFAERAKTREAQLQVEVAQLQYMLPRLTGMRESLGRQGGGSGLNNRGTGETKLELDRRRIEERITALQAELQTQVERRQIQRRQRQKNEVPVVCLVGYTNAGKSSLLNAMVEEYHPGSGKQVLAKDMLFATLETSVRSIKLPDHKTFLLTDTVGFVSQLPHHLVKAFRSTLEEVTEADLLVHVVDASDPQHEQHMEVTAETLKALGAEGIPTVYAYNKADLTGRPYPVVEGDSVTLSARQGSGIAELTGLIRRHVFNDYIQCEILIPYDHGSIVSYFNEHAHVQEVSYEEQGTKLLLECRAADYERFRGDFIELSR from the coding sequence ATGGAAACCATACAGCAACAGGCCATAATCGTGGGTGTTCAACTGCAAAAGCAAAATGAGACGGATTTCGCATATTCGATGGAGGAGCTGCGTAATCTGGCTGCCGCCTGCAATATCAGGGTTGTCGGCGAGCTAAGCCAGAAAGCCAGCCGGGTGAATCCCTCCCACTATCTGGGCACAGGCAAAATTCAGGAGCTGGCCGCAATGCCGGAGGATGAGGATACAGTCATTATCTTCAATGATGAGCTGACGCCTTCGCAGATCCGCAATCTGGAGTCGGCCCTGGACCGTCAGGTTATTGACCGGACGATTTTGATTCTGAATATTTTTGCGGAGCGGGCCAAAACCAGGGAAGCCCAGCTGCAGGTCGAAGTCGCCCAGCTGCAGTATATGCTTCCCCGCCTGACCGGCATGCGCGAATCGCTCGGCCGGCAGGGCGGCGGATCAGGCCTGAATAACAGAGGGACCGGTGAAACGAAGCTGGAGCTGGACCGCAGAAGAATCGAGGAACGGATTACCGCACTGCAGGCTGAACTTCAGACCCAGGTTGAACGGCGCCAGATCCAGCGCAGGCAGCGGCAAAAAAATGAAGTCCCGGTGGTCTGTCTGGTCGGATATACCAATGCCGGCAAGTCCAGCTTATTGAATGCCATGGTAGAGGAATATCATCCCGGCTCGGGCAAGCAGGTACTTGCCAAGGATATGCTGTTCGCCACCCTAGAGACGTCGGTCCGCAGCATTAAGCTGCCGGATCACAAAACCTTCCTGCTAACCGATACGGTAGGCTTCGTCAGCCAGCTGCCTCATCATCTGGTTAAGGCTTTCCGTTCTACGCTGGAGGAAGTAACCGAAGCCGATCTGCTGGTCCATGTCGTCGACGCTTCCGATCCGCAGCATGAACAGCATATGGAGGTAACGGCCGAGACGCTCAAAGCGCTGGGCGCAGAGGGCATTCCCACGGTGTACGCCTACAATAAAGCCGATCTGACCGGCCGGCCTTATCCTGTTGTGGAAGGAGACTCCGTCACCCTCTCCGCCAGACAGGGCAGCGGAATCGCCGAGCTTACCGGACTGATCCGCAGGCACGTCTTTAATGACTACATTCAGTGTGAAATTCTGATCCCGTATGACCACGGGAGCATCGTTTCGTATTTCAATGAACATGCCCATGTCCAGGAGGTCAGCTATGAAGAGCAGGGAACAAAGCTCCTGCTGGAATGCAGAGCTGCCGACTATGAGCGGTTTCGTGGCGATTTCATAGAGCTTTCGCGCTAA
- a CDS encoding RNA polymerase sigma factor — protein sequence MEDEVLHKTINQVLDGNIDEFESIVLLYQKPIVLYCYHMLGSYPEAEDNAQEVFLKAYRSLSKYNPGVPFAAWLYKIAYHQCIDVMRKRKLTKALSLFYQDEKEHRPVDQHIEAEYPDEKVQRAMAMLSAEERNLLILRSVEEMSYQDISLILHQNSTRLRKKFERSARKFRKYYANAKGEDRYAGLQRKGIERNPY from the coding sequence TTGGAGGATGAAGTTCTGCATAAGACTATTAACCAGGTACTGGACGGTAATATTGATGAGTTCGAGAGTATTGTACTTCTCTATCAGAAGCCGATTGTTCTCTACTGCTATCACATGCTCGGTTCTTATCCGGAAGCTGAGGACAATGCCCAGGAGGTTTTCCTCAAAGCCTACCGCTCCTTATCCAAATACAACCCTGGGGTTCCATTCGCAGCCTGGCTGTACAAAATTGCCTATCATCAGTGCATTGATGTAATGCGCAAACGGAAGCTGACGAAGGCACTTAGTCTTTTTTACCAGGATGAGAAGGAGCACAGGCCGGTGGATCAGCATATTGAAGCTGAGTACCCGGACGAAAAGGTTCAGCGGGCGATGGCGATGCTGTCGGCGGAGGAACGAAACTTGTTAATCCTGCGCAGTGTGGAGGAAATGAGCTATCAGGACATCAGCCTGATTCTGCATCAGAACAGCACCCGTCTGCGGAAAAAATTCGAGCGGAGCGCCAGGAAATTCCGGAAATATTATGCGAATGCGAAGGGAGAGGACCGCTATGCCGGCTTACAACGAAAAGGAATTGAAAGAAATCCTTATTAA
- a CDS encoding S41 family peptidase, whose translation MKQEMRQKEVSLATNSGRAAAFSSKIDEMIGRLPDYDNDDQVKIDLSKAIASLGQVHTNLGLAEEKVLPFRLYMWQGRLYVIDTLTVYSEVLYTELTEINNSPVSSVIDQLTDVISRDNEQGLLVNIPRYIIRPSILHGLGVIADKSRISLTFRQEDGTDVQKTVQPVSQNDSTLNLISPYKDTLLASINSKRNYSFTNLSAEQTLYVAYNSCAEDSEYPVKRFVQDIKTSLKASPVQKVIVDLRANGGGDSRIIKPLKTSLLQEPTLKNHVLVLIGRGTASSAMMNASEFREELQAKLLGEPTNGSPNKPGEIQFLQLPETGLTVTYSTTEFHFSDSADDALMPDIPVDYTISDYRQGIDPVLNAALAYRFQD comes from the coding sequence ATGAAGCAGGAAATGCGCCAGAAAGAGGTAAGTCTTGCAACGAACAGCGGGCGTGCCGCGGCATTCAGCAGCAAGATCGATGAAATGATCGGCAGACTTCCGGACTATGACAATGATGACCAGGTCAAAATTGACCTATCCAAGGCAATCGCCTCACTTGGGCAGGTGCACACCAATCTGGGGCTGGCGGAGGAAAAGGTGCTTCCGTTCAGGCTGTATATGTGGCAAGGGCGTTTATATGTCATCGACACTCTTACCGTCTATTCGGAGGTTCTATACACAGAGCTTACGGAGATTAACAATTCGCCTGTCAGTTCTGTAATTGATCAGCTTACGGACGTCATCTCCCGGGATAATGAACAGGGACTGCTGGTGAACATCCCGCGCTACATCATTCGGCCATCCATATTGCATGGGCTGGGGGTTATTGCGGACAAGAGCAGGATCAGCCTGACCTTCAGACAGGAGGACGGAACGGATGTCCAAAAGACGGTTCAGCCGGTGTCCCAGAATGACAGCACACTGAATTTAATCAGTCCATATAAGGATACCTTATTGGCATCAATCAACAGTAAACGGAATTACAGCTTTACGAATTTGTCCGCAGAGCAGACGTTGTATGTGGCTTATAACAGTTGTGCAGAAGACTCTGAATACCCGGTCAAGCGATTTGTACAGGACATCAAGACATCACTAAAGGCTTCGCCGGTGCAGAAAGTCATTGTAGATTTGCGGGCTAATGGGGGAGGGGACTCAAGGATCATCAAGCCGTTAAAGACAAGCTTATTGCAGGAACCCACACTCAAAAATCACGTGCTTGTCCTTATCGGGCGCGGCACCGCTTCTTCAGCGATGATGAATGCCTCAGAATTCCGCGAGGAGCTGCAGGCCAAGCTGCTGGGTGAGCCGACCAACGGCAGTCCCAATAAGCCGGGGGAGATTCAGTTCCTGCAGCTTCCGGAGACCGGGCTTACTGTTACCTACAGCACCACCGAGTTCCATTTCTCTGACTCAGCGGATGATGCACTGATGCCTGATATCCCCGTGGACTATACAATCAGCGACTATAGACAAGGGATCGACCCGGTACTAAATGCCGCACTGGCATACCGCTTTCAGGATTGA
- a CDS encoding Ada metal-binding domain-containing protein translates to MDQALFERIYDSVVNREPTYDGVYYTAVLTTRIVCRPSCRARTPKAGNVKFYTSLEEAARAGFRPCKRCRPEEGGVLRPDAVLAAQADVIMEVQLAEKLTLPKLAEQLKVSPFHLQRTYTRVTGQSPAVKLDQLRIAKACELLVATDLPANEIGRAVGFQGASHFAAWFARKNGLPPTEYRNQYKGGNSLEPEDR, encoded by the coding sequence ATGGACCAAGCATTGTTTGAGCGTATCTATGATTCCGTAGTCAACCGCGAACCGACCTATGACGGGGTATATTATACGGCAGTGCTTACTACCCGTATTGTCTGCCGCCCGTCCTGCCGGGCCAGAACGCCCAAGGCAGGAAATGTAAAGTTCTATACGTCTTTAGAGGAGGCGGCCCGCGCGGGCTTCCGCCCCTGTAAACGATGCCGCCCGGAGGAAGGCGGCGTGCTCCGGCCCGACGCGGTGCTTGCCGCCCAGGCGGATGTTATTATGGAGGTGCAGCTTGCAGAGAAGCTGACGCTGCCGAAGCTGGCTGAACAGCTGAAGGTCAGCCCGTTCCACCTGCAGCGGACCTATACACGTGTAACCGGCCAGTCACCTGCCGTGAAGCTGGATCAGCTGCGGATAGCGAAGGCCTGCGAACTGCTGGTGGCTACGGATTTGCCGGCTAATGAAATCGGGCGGGCGGTCGGCTTTCAGGGCGCATCCCATTTCGCCGCCTGGTTTGCGCGGAAGAACGGTCTGCCGCCAACGGAATACCGCAATCAATACAAGGGAGGGAATTCACTTGAACCTGAAGACCGCTAA
- a CDS encoding SWIM zinc finger family protein, whose amino-acid sequence MQPNYALDDAEWDKLISDAAYYFDDLTLKRGFQYFKQNRVQTFSISEPRKMRAMVEGRENYGVYINLDNFPGNYCDCPVNEPCKHIAAVLMYYADAQKRSVASLANAKAVVSRPKAAAASTGPAGTGSRSALVKKLGGLIPGGTVAQWREYLQLLTSPLAHTVRNPQYADRALAAIAEAKPELSPAAGMLFKLHAHLFILENLLRPALPAAAAPVLGYSLGYYTAVAVSELQAAVTRLMNQPLPLTEEPGEWQRVMDTLSYLRQEMLTEARDRSRDQPYFSACYELLWRKWIAPNTDGAALYSEELDALRQAGQELGAAHSGQSLLLAESRMYYLLSDDRAAWEMLRKTAQRPGIYPDELMSFLIPLAEAGHWSRLTSWLAEIGPLLTSRLYNLSDYAGYWKEAVRRLPETEPLMWDTLSGMLPISREIYEDLLLDYGKWQDWMDYQLSSGKAPSDFRVSDLQPLEKNAPELLLPFYHQAVERFVVEKNRHSYKAAVKLMKRLAKLYKKLKREERWEEFLEVFTSRNSRLRALQEELRKGKLIP is encoded by the coding sequence ATGCAGCCAAACTATGCCCTGGATGATGCCGAATGGGACAAGCTCATTTCGGATGCGGCCTATTATTTCGATGATTTAACCCTGAAGCGGGGATTTCAATATTTTAAGCAGAACCGGGTGCAGACATTCTCCATCAGTGAACCCCGGAAAATGAGGGCAATGGTTGAGGGCCGGGAAAACTATGGCGTCTATATCAACCTGGACAATTTCCCAGGCAATTATTGTGATTGTCCGGTGAATGAACCCTGTAAGCATATAGCGGCGGTACTCATGTATTATGCTGATGCGCAAAAGCGGTCCGTAGCTTCCCTGGCCAATGCCAAGGCGGTCGTCAGCCGCCCCAAAGCAGCTGCTGCCAGTACCGGTCCGGCAGGAACCGGGAGCCGCAGCGCCTTGGTGAAAAAGCTAGGCGGACTTATTCCCGGAGGGACGGTGGCCCAGTGGCGCGAATATCTTCAGCTGCTCACCTCTCCGCTCGCACATACGGTGCGGAACCCCCAGTATGCCGACAGGGCACTGGCCGCCATTGCCGAGGCGAAGCCGGAGCTCTCCCCTGCCGCCGGTATGCTGTTCAAGCTGCATGCCCATCTCTTCATCCTGGAGAATCTGCTGAGACCTGCCCTGCCTGCAGCAGCGGCCCCCGTCCTAGGCTATTCGCTCGGCTATTATACCGCCGTTGCCGTCTCTGAGCTGCAGGCCGCCGTAACCCGCCTGATGAATCAACCGCTGCCGCTCACGGAGGAACCCGGAGAGTGGCAGCGGGTGATGGATACCTTATCCTATCTGCGGCAGGAGATGCTGACGGAAGCGCGTGACCGCTCGCGTGACCAGCCTTACTTCTCCGCCTGCTATGAACTGCTCTGGAGAAAATGGATTGCTCCAAACACGGACGGAGCGGCCCTCTATTCGGAAGAGCTGGACGCCCTGCGCCAGGCCGGACAGGAACTCGGAGCTGCACATTCGGGCCAATCGCTGCTGCTGGCTGAGAGCCGGATGTATTACCTGCTCAGCGACGACCGGGCGGCATGGGAGATGCTCCGCAAGACAGCGCAGCGGCCCGGCATTTATCCGGATGAGCTGATGAGCTTCCTTATCCCGCTCGCCGAAGCCGGACACTGGTCACGCCTCACATCATGGCTTGCTGAAATCGGCCCCCTGCTGACCAGCCGGTTGTACAATCTCAGCGATTATGCAGGGTACTGGAAAGAAGCGGTCCGGCGTTTACCGGAGACCGAACCGCTGATGTGGGACACGCTGTCCGGCATGCTGCCGATATCCCGGGAAATTTACGAAGACCTGCTGCTGGACTATGGCAAATGGCAGGACTGGATGGATTATCAGCTATCTTCCGGCAAAGCCCCTTCCGATTTCCGTGTCAGCGATCTCCAGCCGCTGGAGAAAAATGCGCCTGAGCTGCTGCTGCCCTTCTATCACCAAGCCGTGGAACGGTTTGTGGTGGAGAAAAACCGGCATAGCTATAAAGCAGCCGTCAAACTGATGAAGCGGTTAGCCAAGCTGTATAAGAAGCTTAAACGCGAGGAGCGCTGGGAGGAATTCTTAGAAGTCTTCACCTCCCGGAACAGCAGGCTGCGTGCCCTGCAGGAAGAGCTGCGGAAAGGAAAGCTGATCCCATGA